From Staphylococcus delphini, one genomic window encodes:
- a CDS encoding stage II sporulation protein M: MVKHLIHRKFLIINSIFFIIVYFMLLVSSYYIRDSSIATDNMNLSPKKLVWIELFLHNLGLALLIVGVGIISFGFLSALIVILNFYLLYISFDYIFKISDDFFYGFLIISTHGILEILAMSLAFYLSTFSLRKLINNIYSFKKVRVESLTSFVKLILLMVALFLISSLIETFITPSILNHLLSM, from the coding sequence TTGGTTAAACATTTAATTCACCGTAAATTTTTAATAATAAATTCCATATTTTTTATTATTGTATATTTTATGTTGTTAGTAAGTAGTTATTATATTCGTGATAGTTCAATAGCGACAGATAATATGAATTTATCACCTAAAAAGCTAGTGTGGATAGAACTATTTTTACACAATTTAGGGCTAGCATTATTGATAGTAGGAGTTGGAATTATTTCTTTTGGCTTTCTTTCGGCTTTAATAGTAATTTTAAATTTTTATCTATTATATATTAGTTTTGATTATATTTTTAAAATAAGTGATGACTTTTTCTATGGATTTTTAATTATATCTACACATGGCATTTTAGAAATATTAGCTATGAGTTTAGCATTTTACTTATCCACTTTTTCTTTAAGAAAGTTAATAAACAATATTTATTCTTTCAAAAAAGTAAGAGTTGAATCTTTAACAAGTTTTGTAAAATTAATATTGTTAATGGTTGCTTTATTTCTTATATCAAGTTTAATTGAGACATTTATAACTCCATCAATTTTGAATCATCTATTAAGTATGTAG
- a CDS encoding alpha/beta hydrolase fold domain-containing protein, with product MKRNVMSNLMGRYLSQQRHLKFKTQAEVDAFIEKRRVLNQSKHKQPDQINVKSNLVKDMFDDMQVFRFNFGHHIKNKILYIYGGTFVFQPSVFHWRFMDKLAYETLHEIVLPIYPKAPEFTYRETHEAIEQAYRRLLKETEPENIVIMGDASGGNMALSFAQKLMEQEELPLPGKLYLISPWLDISLSNPEITEQVQKKDPIQNIFSLQSIAKVWADDLERKNPRISPMYGPVRGLPPVYMFGGTCEVFYPDMRKLADYFEAEQQPIHFYEYRDMVTAFPLYPIVESRKVLKQIRKTIDS from the coding sequence TTGAAACGAAATGTCATGAGTAATTTAATGGGGAGATACTTGTCGCAACAACGTCATCTCAAATTTAAAACCCAAGCAGAAGTGGATGCGTTTATAGAAAAGAGACGTGTGTTAAATCAATCCAAGCATAAACAGCCGGATCAAATTAATGTGAAATCGAATTTAGTCAAAGATATGTTTGATGATATGCAGGTGTTTCGCTTTAATTTTGGTCACCATATTAAAAATAAAATCTTATATATTTATGGAGGCACTTTCGTCTTTCAACCCTCTGTTTTTCATTGGCGATTTATGGATAAGTTGGCGTATGAAACGTTACACGAAATTGTGCTGCCGATTTATCCTAAGGCGCCTGAATTTACATATCGTGAAACCCACGAGGCGATCGAGCAAGCTTATCGTCGCTTATTAAAAGAAACAGAACCTGAAAATATCGTCATTATGGGGGATGCTTCAGGCGGAAATATGGCGCTTAGTTTTGCCCAAAAATTAATGGAACAAGAAGAATTGCCACTGCCTGGAAAACTTTATCTCATTTCGCCATGGTTAGATATTTCGCTATCCAATCCGGAAATCACTGAACAAGTGCAGAAAAAAGATCCGATTCAAAATATTTTCAGTTTACAGTCGATTGCTAAAGTGTGGGCCGATGATTTGGAGCGTAAAAACCCACGTATTTCACCGATGTATGGACCTGTGAGAGGATTGCCACCTGTGTACATGTTTGGAGGCACGTGCGAAGTGTTTTATCCTGATATGCGAAAGTTAGCGGATTATTTTGAAGCGGAACAACAGCCGATTCATTTTTATGAGTATCGCGATATGGTGACAGCCTTTCCGTTGTATCCCATTGTAGAGTCGAGGAAAGTGTTGAAGCAGATTCGAAAAACGATTGATTCGTGA
- a CDS encoding PTS sugar transporter subunit IIC — MFTLFTYKAPNGMRAMGALANAAIATFLVEAFNKYVGGRVFHNDFLEQVGAAAGDLGGVAAAGLTALAIGVSPVYALVIAAACGGMDLLPGFFAGYLIGYLMKYTEKYVPDGVDLIVAVLIVAPLSRAIAVALTPVVNNTLVRIGDIIQSSTDTSPVIMGIILGGIITVVGTAPLSSMALTALLGLTGVPMAIGAMAAFSSAFMNGTLFHRLKLGDRKATISVSIEPLSQADIVSANPIPIYITNFFGGATAGLVIALSGLINDATGTATPIAGFIVMFGFNSWVTVVVYGVIMGIIGLIWGYIGSIVFKKYPIVTKAEMIKRGATDA, encoded by the coding sequence ATTTTCACATTATTTACATATAAAGCACCTAATGGTATGCGCGCAATGGGAGCACTTGCGAATGCAGCGATTGCGACATTTTTAGTTGAAGCCTTTAATAAATACGTCGGTGGCCGCGTGTTCCACAATGACTTTTTAGAACAAGTGGGTGCTGCAGCGGGTGACTTAGGTGGTGTTGCCGCAGCGGGTCTGACGGCTTTAGCCATTGGTGTTTCGCCCGTTTACGCCTTAGTGATTGCGGCAGCTTGTGGGGGAATGGATTTATTACCAGGATTTTTTGCGGGTTATCTCATCGGTTATTTAATGAAATATACTGAGAAATACGTGCCAGACGGTGTGGATCTTATTGTTGCTGTGTTAATCGTTGCACCATTATCAAGAGCGATTGCGGTTGCTTTAACACCTGTTGTCAACAATACACTCGTTAGAATTGGTGACATTATTCAAAGTTCGACAGATACAAGCCCGGTCATTATGGGGATTATTTTAGGTGGTATCATTACCGTTGTTGGTACAGCGCCACTGAGTTCGATGGCATTGACAGCACTGCTCGGTTTAACAGGGGTGCCAATGGCTATTGGTGCGATGGCTGCGTTTAGTTCTGCGTTTATGAACGGCACACTTTTCCACCGTTTAAAATTAGGTGACCGTAAAGCGACGATTTCAGTGAGTATTGAACCGTTATCACAAGCCGATATCGTTTCGGCCAATCCGATTCCAATTTATATTACGAACTTTTTTGGAGGTGCGACGGCAGGTCTTGTCATTGCGCTTTCCGGTTTGATTAACGATGCGACTGGGACAGCGACTCCGATTGCCGGGTTTATCGTAATGTTTGGTTTTAATTCTTGGGTGACTGTTGTCGTGTATGGTGTCATCATGGGAATTATTGGACTCATTTGGGGCTATATCGGCTCTATTGTCTTTAAGAAATATCCAATTGTCACTAAAGCAGAGATGATTAAACGTGGCGCAACAGACGCATAA
- a CDS encoding thioredoxin family protein — MEVLKTLDAYEAFVANHQIAVVHVSRDNCSVCHAVLPRIQELVARYEGVALGNVSADDVPEIAGALSIFTVPVDIIFLEGKEMHREGRFIDLERIESQLNTIYEGVKGSNL; from the coding sequence ATGGAAGTATTAAAAACATTGGATGCATATGAAGCGTTTGTGGCCAATCATCAAATCGCAGTCGTTCACGTTTCGAGAGACAATTGTTCAGTCTGTCATGCCGTTTTACCACGGATTCAAGAATTAGTTGCACGCTATGAAGGTGTTGCGTTAGGCAATGTCAGTGCAGATGACGTCCCTGAAATTGCAGGTGCGCTGTCAATTTTTACTGTGCCTGTCGACATTATATTCCTTGAAGGTAAAGAAATGCATCGTGAAGGTCGATTTATTGATTTAGAACGTATCGAATCACAACTGAATACCATTTATGAAGGCGTCAAAGGCTCAAATTTATGA
- a CDS encoding ABC transporter ATP-binding protein — protein sequence MKIENLNKKYKKSILENVTFELEEKKIYTLLGRNGVGKTTLLKILAGLVSPNNGKIEKNNKSVLYIPEHTYFLDFLSGYDNLCLICDVYNISKNELNKMIERYGIKSFVYELVVNYSQGMKHQLSLISAFLINPDVLLLDEPLTSLDPINIENFKMYIKEFSSKNKTVVISTHIIPIAYQLSDEILILKSRMITNIKNTITEEELSNVIFNKI from the coding sequence TTGAAAATAGAAAATCTAAATAAAAAGTATAAAAAAAGCATTTTGGAAAATGTTACTTTTGAGTTGGAAGAGAAAAAAATATACACACTTTTAGGAAGAAATGGTGTTGGAAAAACTACATTGTTAAAAATACTTGCGGGATTGGTAAGTCCTAATAATGGCAAAATAGAAAAAAATAATAAGTCTGTATTATATATTCCGGAGCATACTTATTTTTTAGATTTTTTAAGTGGCTATGACAATCTGTGTTTAATATGTGATGTATATAATATATCAAAAAACGAACTAAATAAAATGATTGAAAGATATGGGATAAAGTCTTTTGTCTATGAGTTGGTTGTAAACTATTCACAGGGAATGAAGCATCAATTATCATTAATATCAGCATTTTTAATAAATCCGGACGTATTATTATTGGATGAGCCTTTAACGTCTTTAGATCCAATAAATATTGAGAATTTTAAAATGTACATAAAAGAATTCTCCTCGAAAAATAAAACAGTAGTAATTTCGACTCATATTATACCCATAGCATATCAATTATCAGATGAAATCTTGATATTGAAAAGTAGAATGATTACTAATATAAAGAATACAATAACTGAGGAAGAATTAAGTAATGTGATTTTCAATAAAATTTAA
- a CDS encoding thioesterase family protein, protein MLTYPFFDTYRVENDWIDRNGHMNDAVYARLFSLAIDHFHDAIGLTTAERDRRNYTVFTLETHITYLKELKRDTPFHIKVQIYDFDVKRTHFFLELIHQETETVMATAETMMMGMDRNTERPAVFPDDIFHAIQHYTNAQGTIQWPKQLGHRIGIPRA, encoded by the coding sequence ATGTTAACTTACCCTTTTTTTGATACCTATCGCGTTGAAAATGATTGGATTGATCGCAATGGTCATATGAATGATGCTGTTTATGCAAGACTTTTCAGTTTAGCCATCGATCATTTTCATGATGCCATAGGTTTAACGACAGCAGAACGCGACCGTCGAAACTACACTGTTTTCACTTTAGAAACGCATATTACGTACCTTAAAGAACTAAAGCGCGATACACCCTTTCACATTAAAGTCCAAATTTATGATTTTGATGTCAAACGCACACATTTCTTTTTAGAGCTGATTCACCAAGAAACAGAAACTGTCATGGCCACTGCAGAAACGATGATGATGGGCATGGACCGAAATACAGAACGTCCAGCAGTATTTCCTGACGATATTTTTCACGCGATACAACACTATACTAACGCACAAGGAACGATTCAGTGGCCAAAACAATTGGGACATCGAATCGGCATTCCTCGCGCATAA